The Acinetobacter sp. GSS19 genome includes a region encoding these proteins:
- a CDS encoding LysR family transcriptional regulator: protein MNLERVDLNLLIYLDVLLREKNVTRAAEQLGVTQPAMSNILRRLRNLFNDPLLIRSSEGMTPTERALELQPRIRDALSDLSMILEPRTEFRPYTSNRVFRIMTSDYAEATLVPRLVKALRSEAPNVVLDFLTPSDVSYRDMEQGKVDLAINRFNEIPQSFHQVLVWRDSFSCLLNNKHPAVNNLNLKSYLDAQHIWVSKTGMGVGFGVNPEKQAGLGWIDQALERIGQKRKISVFTRHYQMPGLLASNVDLIATLPTRIARLQAKNQNLMIKDPPFYIPEFELKMAWCPLLHHHPAHRWLRQLILYVARQMIEEENREFLLNNSQFSQY from the coding sequence ATGAATCTGGAGCGGGTCGATCTCAACCTATTAATTTATCTTGATGTCCTTCTTCGTGAAAAAAATGTCACTCGTGCTGCAGAACAACTCGGTGTGACACAACCGGCTATGAGTAATATTTTACGCCGTTTGCGTAATCTATTTAATGATCCGTTATTGATCCGCTCATCCGAAGGCATGACACCAACTGAACGTGCCTTGGAACTACAGCCACGGATTCGCGATGCACTTTCTGATCTCTCAATGATTCTGGAGCCACGCACAGAATTTAGACCATATACCAGCAACCGCGTGTTCCGTATCATGACTTCGGACTATGCAGAAGCAACCTTAGTTCCGCGTCTAGTTAAGGCTTTGCGTTCTGAAGCCCCAAATGTTGTGCTGGACTTTTTAACCCCAAGTGACGTGTCCTATCGTGATATGGAACAGGGTAAAGTGGACTTAGCAATCAACCGTTTTAACGAAATACCACAGAGCTTCCACCAAGTTTTGGTTTGGCGCGACAGTTTTTCTTGCCTGCTCAACAACAAACACCCTGCAGTGAATAACCTCAACTTGAAAAGTTATCTAGATGCCCAACACATCTGGGTCTCTAAAACAGGGATGGGGGTTGGTTTTGGGGTTAATCCTGAAAAACAAGCCGGTTTGGGTTGGATTGACCAGGCACTCGAACGGATTGGCCAGAAGCGTAAAATTTCCGTTTTTACCCGTCATTATCAAATGCCAGGCTTATTGGCCTCAAATGTTGATCTGATAGCGACCCTACCCACACGAATTGCCCGCTTACAAGCCAAGAACCAGAATTTGATGATTAAGGATCCTCCGTTTTATATTCCTGAGTTTGAATTAAAAATGGCTTGGTGTCCGCTGCTGCATCATCATCCTGCGCATCGCTGGTTACGTCAGCTCATTTTATATGTCGCTCGGCAGATGATCGAGGAAGAAAATCGTGAATTCCTACTGAACAATTCACAATTTTCACAGTACTAA
- a CDS encoding isocitrate lyase yields the protein MTTYQTAIDAIRELKAKFGNTWADISPEDAARMQMQNRFKTGLDIAKYTAAIMRRDMAEYDADSSKYTQSLGCWHGFIAQQKMIANKKYFGTTSKRYIYLSGWMVAALRSEFGPLPDQSMHEKTSVPALIEEIYTFLRQADAKELNDLFRALKKAQEAGDTAKAAEITSQIDNFQTHVVPIIADIDAGFGNEEATYLLAKKMIEAGACALQIENQVSDAKQCGHQAGKVTVPHEDFIAKIHALRYAFLEMGLEDGIIVARTDSEGADLTQKIPVVKEPGDIASQYISYLDTQEIDISEATEDEILIKRDGKLHRPKRLASGLYQFREGTQIDRVVLDCITSLQNGADLLWIETATPNVEEIAHMVNRVREVVPNAKLVYNNSPSFNWTLNFRQQAYDRWVAEGKDVSAYDRAKLMSAEYDNTELAADADAKIRTFQADASREAGVFHHLITLPTYHTAALSTHELAQGYFGSEGMLAYVAGVQRKEIRGGIACVKHQAMAGSDIGDDHKEIFAGDNALKAGDDAKNTMNQFAAH from the coding sequence ATGACTACATACCAAACAGCGATTGATGCAATCCGCGAATTAAAAGCAAAATTCGGCAACACTTGGGCAGACATCAGTCCTGAAGATGCTGCACGTATGCAAATGCAAAACCGTTTCAAAACTGGTTTAGACATTGCTAAATATACAGCTGCGATTATGCGTCGTGATATGGCTGAATATGATGCTGATTCTAGCAAATATACTCAATCATTGGGTTGCTGGCACGGTTTCATCGCGCAACAAAAAATGATCGCGAACAAAAAATACTTCGGTACGACTAGCAAGCGTTATATCTACCTTTCTGGTTGGATGGTTGCTGCTCTTCGTTCAGAATTCGGTCCTCTTCCTGACCAATCTATGCACGAAAAAACTTCTGTTCCTGCATTGATCGAAGAAATCTACACCTTCTTACGTCAAGCTGACGCGAAAGAATTAAACGACTTGTTCCGTGCATTGAAAAAAGCACAAGAAGCTGGCGACACTGCTAAAGCAGCTGAAATTACTTCACAAATCGACAACTTCCAAACTCACGTTGTGCCAATCATTGCGGACATCGATGCTGGTTTTGGTAACGAAGAAGCGACTTACTTGCTTGCGAAGAAAATGATCGAAGCGGGTGCTTGTGCACTACAAATCGAAAACCAAGTATCTGACGCGAAACAATGTGGTCACCAAGCGGGTAAAGTAACTGTTCCACACGAAGACTTCATCGCTAAAATCCATGCATTACGCTACGCGTTCTTAGAAATGGGTCTTGAAGACGGTATCATCGTTGCACGTACTGACTCTGAAGGCGCTGACTTGACTCAAAAAATCCCAGTGGTTAAAGAGCCAGGCGACATCGCTTCTCAATACATCAGCTACTTAGACACTCAAGAAATTGATATCTCTGAAGCAACTGAAGACGAAATCTTAATTAAACGTGATGGTAAGTTACACCGTCCTAAGCGTTTAGCGTCTGGCTTGTATCAGTTCCGTGAAGGCACTCAAATCGACCGCGTTGTACTTGACTGTATCACTAGCTTACAAAACGGTGCTGACCTGCTTTGGATCGAAACTGCAACTCCAAACGTTGAAGAAATCGCTCACATGGTGAACCGTGTACGTGAAGTTGTTCCAAATGCGAAACTTGTTTATAACAACTCTCCATCGTTCAACTGGACTTTAAACTTCCGTCAACAAGCGTATGACCGTTGGGTTGCTGAAGGTAAAGACGTATCTGCATACGACCGTGCTAAATTGATGAGCGCTGAGTACGACAACACTGAATTGGCTGCTGATGCTGATGCGAAAATCCGTACCTTCCAAGCAGATGCTTCTCGTGAAGCAGGTGTGTTCCATCACTTGATCACACTTCCGACTTACCACACTGCTGCTCTTTCTACACATGAGCTTGCACAAGGTTACTTCGGTTCTGAAGGTATGTTGGCTTATGTTGCTGGCGTACAACGTAAAGAAATCCGTGGCGGTATCGCTTGTGTGAAACACCAAGCAATGGCGGGTTCTGACATCGGTGACGACCACAAAGAAATCTTCGCTGGTGACAACGCGCTTAAAGCGGGTGACGATGCGAAAAATACAATGAACCAGTTCGCTGCTCACTAA
- the rsmD gene encoding 16S rRNA (guanine(966)-N(2))-methyltransferase RsmD: protein MKNQLRIIGGTWKRRQLPFASIEGLRPTPDRVRETLFNWLMWDIQNARVLDLCAGSGALSFEALSRGAASVLMIEPHPAQAKILKANIQLLQAENCQLKTATAQQALKELTGSFDLVFLDPPYSLDLWQELARLTDPLIAPNGLIYVEADRELDQIVLPNSWQQIKSSKAGSVRAGLYQKNVI, encoded by the coding sequence ATGAAAAATCAGCTTCGTATTATCGGTGGGACATGGAAACGCCGCCAGTTACCATTCGCCAGCATTGAAGGTTTACGCCCAACGCCTGACCGTGTACGGGAAACTTTATTTAACTGGCTGATGTGGGATATCCAAAATGCTCGTGTCCTTGATCTCTGTGCGGGTTCAGGAGCTTTAAGTTTTGAGGCACTGTCTCGAGGTGCCGCATCTGTACTGATGATTGAACCACACCCTGCACAAGCCAAGATCTTGAAAGCCAATATTCAACTGTTACAGGCAGAAAACTGCCAACTCAAAACGGCTACAGCACAGCAGGCATTGAAGGAATTAACTGGATCTTTTGATCTGGTCTTTCTTGATCCACCTTATAGCTTAGATCTATGGCAAGAATTAGCGAGATTAACAGATCCTCTTATTGCCCCAAATGGGCTGATTTATGTGGAAGCTGATCGTGAGTTAGATCAAATCGTTTTACCTAATTCTTGGCAGCAGATCAAAAGTAGTAAAGCAGGCAGCGTACGTGCGGGTCTGTACCAAAAGAATGTGATATAA
- the mrdA gene encoding penicillin-binding protein 2, which produces MKQHFPLKNVQQEKRIYRGRIFFAIGLVAFFLSLLLARYAYLQIVHYDEFTTASDKNRIRLQPLPPARGYIYDRNGVLLADNYPVFSATLSKADVEDIEGTIKRLTPILSLNEEDIQRFRSRIKTARKTERVSIKLNLTETDIARFSEIKHEFPGVKIDTQMTRYYPHGDLFAHVVGYVGRINDRELAKIDPDLYAGTNLIGKIGVEKSYEDLLHGVPGNESIEADAHGNVLRHLGRKEPIRGNDLYLSIDYGLQVVAAEQLADRRGAIVAMDPRTGEILALVSSPSFNPNLFVTGINHTDYSALRDNLDQPLYNRAVQGVYPPGSTIKPMAALGGIHYGLVDWNTAISDPGYFHLPGDSHKFRDWRKGGHGVVNMHRSIVESCDTYFYTLSFQMGIEKMNIWMRQFGFGQKTGVDLPSESDGLYPNPEWKMRTRKSKWMKGETISVSIGQGAFTATPLQLAMATAITANHGAHVTPHVLRASHGAKVHKVLNAPDGRIQFNGTEQDWINMRSAMVDVIESGTARGIKGGLQYQIAGKTGTAQVKSIAQGKKYNEALLTERQLDHALFIGFAPAEKPEIVIAVIWENGRHGGSAAQLSRPIFDYWLLKRQKNPIRPAAHQVSGGLMTAGIKPGELPSGAGILQADPKANPNQSKPETKPQATSPASSEITE; this is translated from the coding sequence ATGAAGCAGCATTTTCCTCTCAAAAACGTACAGCAAGAAAAGCGCATCTACCGTGGTCGAATTTTTTTCGCGATTGGTCTGGTGGCATTCTTCCTGTCACTCTTGTTGGCACGCTATGCATATCTGCAAATTGTGCATTATGACGAATTTACTACCGCTTCAGATAAGAACCGTATTCGTCTACAACCATTGCCACCCGCCCGTGGCTATATTTATGACCGCAACGGCGTGTTATTGGCTGATAATTATCCTGTCTTTTCTGCAACACTGAGCAAGGCCGATGTCGAAGATATCGAAGGCACCATCAAACGGCTGACCCCCATCCTCAGCCTGAATGAAGAAGATATTCAACGCTTCCGCAGTCGAATCAAGACAGCACGTAAAACCGAGCGTGTGTCTATCAAACTGAATTTGACCGAAACGGATATTGCACGCTTCAGTGAAATCAAGCATGAATTTCCGGGTGTCAAAATTGATACCCAAATGACCCGCTACTATCCACACGGTGATCTGTTTGCCCATGTTGTCGGCTATGTGGGACGGATCAACGACCGGGAATTGGCAAAAATTGACCCAGATTTATATGCGGGTACCAACCTGATTGGCAAGATTGGGGTGGAAAAATCGTATGAAGATTTACTCCACGGAGTACCAGGCAATGAATCGATTGAAGCCGATGCCCATGGCAATGTGCTCCGCCATTTAGGCCGTAAAGAACCCATTCGAGGGAATGATTTATATTTATCAATTGATTATGGTTTACAAGTCGTCGCTGCCGAGCAGTTGGCAGATCGCCGTGGTGCGATTGTCGCGATGGATCCACGAACCGGTGAAATTTTGGCGTTGGTTTCCAGCCCAAGTTTTAACCCAAATCTGTTTGTAACCGGGATTAATCATACCGACTATAGTGCATTACGTGACAATCTGGATCAGCCACTGTACAACCGTGCGGTACAAGGGGTCTATCCTCCAGGATCGACCATCAAACCCATGGCTGCTTTAGGCGGTATTCATTATGGCTTAGTAGACTGGAACACTGCCATTTCTGATCCGGGCTATTTCCATTTACCTGGAGATTCGCATAAATTCCGTGACTGGCGCAAAGGCGGTCATGGTGTGGTGAATATGCACCGTTCGATTGTAGAATCCTGTGATACCTATTTTTATACCCTTTCCTTCCAGATGGGTATCGAGAAAATGAATATCTGGATGCGTCAGTTTGGTTTTGGCCAAAAAACTGGAGTCGATTTACCTAGTGAGAGCGACGGACTCTATCCAAATCCTGAATGGAAAATGCGCACCCGCAAAAGTAAATGGATGAAAGGTGAAACCATCTCGGTCAGTATCGGCCAAGGTGCATTTACCGCAACACCCCTACAATTAGCTATGGCCACCGCGATTACCGCCAATCACGGTGCACATGTTACCCCGCATGTATTAAGAGCTTCGCATGGTGCCAAAGTCCATAAGGTCTTGAATGCGCCCGATGGTCGCATCCAGTTCAATGGTACCGAACAGGATTGGATCAATATGCGCAGTGCAATGGTTGACGTGATTGAATCCGGTACTGCACGCGGCATTAAAGGCGGCTTGCAATATCAAATTGCGGGTAAAACCGGTACCGCTCAGGTAAAAAGTATTGCCCAAGGCAAAAAATACAATGAAGCTCTGCTCACTGAGCGCCAACTCGACCATGCATTATTTATAGGATTTGCACCAGCAGAAAAACCAGAAATCGTGATTGCGGTTATTTGGGAAAATGGTCGCCATGGTGGCTCAGCAGCTCAACTGTCACGTCCAATTTTCGATTACTGGTTACTCAAGCGTCAAAAAAATCCAATTCGCCCTGCTGCGCATCAAGTCAGTGGTGGTCTAATGACAGCAGGAATCAAGCCAGGTGAATTACCAAGTGGAGCTGGCATCCTGCAAGCGGATCCCAAAGCCAATCCTAACCAGAGCAAACCTGAAACAAAGCCACAAGCGACTTCACCTGCTAGTAGTGAGATTACCGAATAA
- the adk gene encoding adenylate kinase: MRIILLGPPGAGKGTQAQLICKRYNIPQISTGDMLRAAIREGTELGLKAKSVMESGGLVSDELIIGLVKERIAQPDCVNGCIFDGFPRTIPQAEALENEGITIDHVIEIDVPDEEIVQRLSGRRQHPASGRVYHIVYNPPKVEGKDDETGEDLVQRPDDQEETIRKRLGAYHAETAQLVGFYQGRAAAGENAPTYDKLNGLRPIENVQTDLFAILDQAK, translated from the coding sequence ATGCGCATTATCTTACTCGGACCACCTGGAGCAGGTAAAGGGACTCAGGCTCAGTTGATCTGTAAGCGCTACAATATCCCACAAATTTCAACCGGTGATATGCTCCGTGCTGCAATTCGTGAAGGTACTGAATTAGGCCTAAAGGCTAAAAGTGTAATGGAATCGGGTGGTCTGGTATCCGATGAGCTCATCATTGGTTTGGTTAAAGAGCGTATTGCACAGCCGGACTGCGTGAATGGCTGCATTTTCGATGGTTTTCCACGTACTATTCCACAGGCTGAAGCACTGGAAAATGAAGGTATCACGATCGATCACGTGATTGAAATTGATGTGCCAGATGAAGAAATCGTTCAACGTCTTTCTGGCCGCCGTCAGCACCCTGCATCGGGTCGTGTGTATCACATCGTTTACAACCCACCAAAAGTGGAAGGTAAAGATGATGAAACAGGTGAAGATCTGGTACAACGTCCAGATGACCAAGAAGAAACCATTCGTAAGCGTTTAGGCGCATATCATGCTGAAACAGCACAATTGGTTGGTTTCTATCAGGGCCGTGCGGCTGCAGGTGAAAATGCACCGACCTATGACAAACTGAACGGTTTACGTCCAATCGAAAATGTACAAACTGATTTGTTTGCGATTCTCGATCAAGCAAAATAA
- the nth gene encoding endonuclease III → MAVKNMTKKQIQLFFERLREQRPKPETELNYSSPFELLIAVMLSAQATDISVNKATDKLFPVANTPQAILNLGLEGLKDYIKTIGLYNSKAENVIKTCQILLEQHQGQVPDNRKDLEALPGVGRKTANVVLNTAFGQPTMAVDTHIFRLGNRTGLAIGKNVLEVEQRLVKVIPKEFILDAHHWLILHGRYCCIARKPKCHECVVGDVCNWPDRFEFGAARIPVKNISNDAN, encoded by the coding sequence ATGGCCGTGAAAAATATGACAAAAAAGCAGATTCAGCTGTTTTTTGAACGTTTGCGTGAACAACGCCCTAAACCAGAAACGGAACTGAATTACAGTAGTCCATTTGAACTTTTGATTGCCGTCATGCTCTCGGCTCAAGCCACCGATATCAGTGTCAACAAAGCCACGGATAAACTCTTCCCGGTGGCCAATACCCCACAAGCTATTCTCAATTTAGGCCTTGAAGGACTCAAGGACTACATTAAAACCATTGGCCTGTATAATTCTAAAGCCGAAAATGTGATCAAAACCTGCCAGATCCTGCTAGAGCAACATCAAGGACAGGTGCCTGACAACCGCAAAGATTTGGAAGCACTGCCGGGGGTAGGTCGTAAAACCGCGAACGTGGTGCTGAATACGGCGTTTGGCCAACCAACTATGGCTGTTGATACCCATATTTTTCGTTTGGGCAATCGTACTGGTCTGGCGATTGGTAAGAATGTACTGGAAGTTGAACAACGCCTGGTCAAGGTCATTCCCAAAGAATTTATTCTGGATGCCCATCACTGGCTGATTTTGCATGGCCGTTACTGCTGTATCGCACGCAAACCGAAATGCCACGAATGTGTGGTCGGTGATGTGTGTAATTGGCCAGATCGTTTTGAATTTGGTGCGGCCCGTATTCCGGTCAAAAATATTAGCAATGATGCCAATTAA
- a CDS encoding RnfABCDGE type electron transport complex subunit B: MNSHISLIQQIDALLPQTQCGLCGHRDGCLPYAKSIAEGEEANKCIPGGQPVADELAKLLQRPRLIAEPSVWPIQHDGRPQRMKALIREDECIGCTKCINACPVDAIIGSGKLMHSVLNELCTGCELCIPPCPVDCIELVEDPLPVPNETQRIAEQDDLRRRYYAHIQREEQRRLHRKGPVVRAEISTEIFAEFSQHVNVVPTIELVETAHLGHPSADAKTTIELAKLRTQIKKLEKQLSVRENPQKRQELMSLQQRLADLQGV, from the coding sequence ATGAATTCGCACATTTCCCTCATCCAGCAAATTGATGCGCTGTTACCGCAGACCCAATGTGGGTTATGTGGACATCGTGATGGTTGTCTCCCTTATGCAAAATCCATTGCGGAAGGCGAGGAAGCGAATAAGTGCATTCCGGGTGGCCAGCCTGTCGCGGATGAATTGGCAAAATTACTACAACGCCCTCGCCTGATTGCTGAACCGAGCGTATGGCCGATTCAGCATGATGGCCGTCCACAACGCATGAAAGCACTGATCCGTGAAGATGAATGCATTGGTTGTACCAAATGTATTAATGCCTGCCCGGTCGATGCAATTATTGGTAGCGGCAAGCTGATGCACAGTGTGCTCAACGAGCTATGTACTGGCTGTGAATTATGTATTCCCCCCTGCCCGGTGGACTGTATTGAGCTGGTGGAAGATCCGTTACCCGTACCGAATGAAACACAGCGCATTGCAGAACAGGATGATCTGCGCCGACGTTATTACGCACATATTCAGCGTGAGGAACAGCGTCGACTTCATCGTAAAGGCCCTGTTGTTCGTGCTGAAATTTCAACCGAAATCTTTGCGGAATTTTCCCAGCACGTCAATGTGGTACCGACGATTGAACTGGTGGAAACGGCACATCTGGGTCATCCTTCAGCTGATGCAAAGACAACCATTGAACTGGCCAAGCTGCGTACACAGATCAAAAAATTGGAAAAACAGCTCAGCGTACGAGAAAACCCGCAAAAACGTCAGGAACTGATGAGTTTACAGCAGCGTCTCGCGGATTTGCAGGGAGTCTGA
- the gdhA gene encoding NADP-specific glutamate dehydrogenase translates to MKYNSLNDFLNYVKARDPHQPEFLQAVEEVMTSLWPFIEKNPQYAAHGLLERLVEPERVIQFRVSWVDDQGQTQVNRAFRVQFNSAIGPFKGGMRFHPSVNLSILKFLGFEQTFKNALTTLPMGGGKGGSDFDPKGKSEGEIMRFCQALMIELYRHLGSNTDIPAGDIGVGGREVGYMAGMMKKLSNDTSCVFTGKGISFGGSLARPEATGFGTVYFAEEMLKTRNESFKDKIVAISGSGNVAQYAAEKAMFLGAKVVSLSDSNGTVYIKNGLTTELLAEVMELKNVKRGRISEFASKHGFEYLEGQRPWGIKCDIALPCATQNELDGEDADKLLANGVICVAEGANMPSTLEAVEKFIAAKILYAPGKASNAGGVATSGLEMSQNAIRLGWSFAEVDERLHAIMKDIHCHCVKYGTQEDGTVNYVDGANIAGFVKVADAMLAQGVY, encoded by the coding sequence TTGAAATATAACAGCCTTAACGACTTCTTAAACTACGTGAAAGCACGTGATCCGCATCAACCAGAGTTTTTACAAGCTGTGGAAGAGGTTATGACCAGTTTGTGGCCGTTCATTGAAAAGAACCCACAATATGCTGCACATGGTTTACTTGAACGTTTGGTTGAACCAGAACGCGTGATCCAGTTCCGCGTATCTTGGGTCGATGACCAAGGTCAAACCCAGGTGAACCGTGCTTTCCGTGTACAGTTCAACTCAGCAATTGGTCCATTCAAAGGCGGCATGCGTTTTCACCCATCTGTTAACCTGTCTATTTTGAAATTCCTGGGTTTTGAGCAAACCTTTAAGAATGCTTTGACTACTTTGCCGATGGGCGGTGGTAAAGGTGGTTCAGACTTCGATCCTAAAGGTAAATCTGAAGGCGAAATCATGCGTTTCTGCCAAGCCTTGATGATCGAATTGTATCGTCATCTGGGTTCAAATACCGATATCCCTGCGGGTGATATTGGTGTGGGTGGTCGTGAAGTCGGTTACATGGCTGGCATGATGAAGAAACTCAGCAATGACACTTCATGTGTATTCACCGGTAAAGGTATTTCATTTGGTGGTTCTTTGGCACGTCCTGAAGCGACAGGTTTTGGTACAGTGTACTTTGCTGAAGAAATGCTAAAAACCCGTAACGAAAGCTTCAAAGATAAAATTGTTGCGATTTCTGGTTCTGGTAACGTTGCTCAATACGCAGCTGAAAAAGCCATGTTCTTGGGTGCGAAAGTGGTTTCACTTTCTGACTCGAATGGTACGGTTTACATTAAAAACGGTTTAACCACTGAACTTCTTGCTGAAGTGATGGAGTTGAAAAACGTTAAACGTGGCCGTATTTCTGAATTTGCTTCTAAGCACGGTTTTGAATACCTGGAAGGTCAACGTCCATGGGGTATCAAATGTGATATCGCGTTACCATGTGCGACACAAAATGAGCTGGATGGCGAAGATGCTGACAAATTGTTGGCAAATGGCGTGATCTGTGTGGCTGAAGGTGCCAATATGCCATCAACCCTTGAAGCGGTTGAGAAATTTATTGCTGCGAAAATCCTCTATGCACCAGGTAAAGCGTCTAACGCGGGTGGTGTTGCGACTTCTGGCTTAGAAATGTCACAGAATGCGATTCGTTTGGGCTGGAGTTTTGCTGAAGTTGATGAACGTCTGCATGCGATCATGAAAGACATTCACTGCCACTGCGTAAAATACGGTACACAAGAAGACGGTACAGTGAACTATGTAGACGGCGCTAACATTGCAGGCTTCGTGAAAGTGGCTGATGCGATGCTGGCTCAAGGCGTTTATTAA
- a CDS encoding dioxygenase family protein: protein MNMQTLPGLFVSHGSPMLTIHPEQVGPALQRLSLNLPKPHAIIVMSAHWESEALEVSTATRPETWHDFRGFPAELYQLRYPAPGHPVLAEEILQRLAEADFNAHAHSTRPRDHGVWMPLLHMYPEADIPVLEISLPMSMSAQEIYRIGQTLAPLREQQILLIGSGSITHNLAELSWQGQHSDVPHWASTFRNEVVRKLSHSDFEAVLDWPSLPYLQRNHPTLEHFAPLFFAMGTGPRFSLVHSSFTMGALGMDIYRFD, encoded by the coding sequence ATGAATATGCAAACTTTACCTGGCCTTTTTGTTTCACATGGCTCACCAATGTTGACTATTCATCCGGAACAAGTGGGCCCTGCACTACAACGGCTCAGTCTGAATCTTCCTAAACCACACGCCATTATTGTCATGTCGGCGCACTGGGAAAGTGAGGCTCTCGAAGTCAGCACGGCGACTCGTCCAGAAACCTGGCATGACTTTCGCGGCTTTCCTGCTGAACTCTATCAGTTACGCTATCCTGCTCCGGGGCATCCGGTACTGGCAGAAGAAATTCTACAACGTTTAGCCGAAGCCGATTTTAATGCACATGCACATAGCACCCGTCCACGCGATCATGGGGTGTGGATGCCGTTATTACATATGTATCCTGAAGCTGATATTCCGGTTCTGGAAATTTCCCTGCCCATGTCGATGAGTGCACAGGAAATTTACCGGATTGGGCAAACCTTGGCTCCGCTGCGAGAACAGCAAATCCTGCTAATCGGTTCAGGTAGCATTACCCATAATCTGGCAGAACTCTCCTGGCAAGGTCAACACAGCGATGTGCCACATTGGGCCTCAACGTTCCGCAATGAAGTGGTTCGTAAACTCAGCCATAGTGATTTTGAGGCGGTATTGGACTGGCCAAGCCTGCCTTATCTACAACGCAACCATCCGACCCTTGAACATTTTGCACCACTGTTTTTTGCAATGGGTACTGGACCACGCTTTAGCCTGGTGCATAGCAGTTTTACCATGGGTGCCTTGGGAATGGATATTTATCGATTTGATTAA
- the rlmH gene encoding 23S rRNA (pseudouridine(1915)-N(3))-methyltransferase RlmH — protein sequence MKIRILTIGQKMPAWVLTGFEDYFKRIQPFVQTQIIELPMAKRGKNDSEADILKYCQSEGESILNALKPNETLIALEVGGRELSTEKLAETMKNWMLEGNDIALAIGGPDGLSDQVRQAAAWHWSLSKLTLPHPLVRVMLIEQLYRAMSINHNHPYHRA from the coding sequence ATGAAAATTCGGATTCTGACCATTGGCCAAAAAATGCCTGCCTGGGTACTGACCGGGTTTGAAGATTATTTCAAACGTATTCAGCCTTTTGTGCAAACCCAGATCATTGAGCTTCCCATGGCTAAACGCGGAAAAAATGATTCTGAAGCGGATATTCTGAAATATTGCCAGTCAGAAGGTGAAAGTATTTTAAATGCACTGAAACCCAATGAAACCCTGATTGCACTGGAAGTGGGTGGCCGTGAACTCAGTACCGAGAAATTGGCCGAAACCATGAAAAACTGGATGCTGGAAGGCAATGATATTGCTCTCGCGATTGGTGGACCTGATGGTCTCTCCGATCAAGTCCGTCAAGCGGCAGCTTGGCACTGGTCACTATCCAAATTGACCCTGCCCCATCCGTTGGTGCGTGTCATGCTGATCGAGCAGCTGTATCGTGCCATGAGTATTAACCATAATCATCCATATCACCGTGCCTAA